A portion of the Sandaracinobacteroides saxicola genome contains these proteins:
- a CDS encoding DUF3604 domain-containing protein, producing the protein MRRVLGWSLGGLVGLAAMLGALWWLFGAGWLGNERDAGTIRSPRVPDAVVAARDEGVAAARPAGSVKQILFGDLHVHTSYSTDAFQWALPINGGPGVFPVADACDFARTCAALDFWAITDHAEASTPTRWARTKAAVRQCQAVSGDGPNPDLISFLGFEWTQVGRLPDEHYGHKNVIFRDLDDASVAARPISAGGVATTVLRNTRIGIRPGVLMLDMEHGDVYRDFNTFLRKIREVPDCDADTPSDRLPAGCYESAATPGELVRRLDAQKLKPIIIPHGGTWGFYTPPGTTLDKALAANDVPERFPLVEIYSGHGNSEEYRSWREVLPGPLSAAGPTAICPPPSKNYTPSCWRAGEIIAARCQAEGGTDCPARAAYARAAYANMGVAGHLAVKGETPEEWLDAGQCTDCYLPAFNYRPRMSVQYGLAIKRFAADGTQAARWRWGFIGSSDNHRARPGTGYKQVDRRRNTEASGAVSEAARRAQLGDMLKEKPSANATLIPAEKLVAMGGFQLTEFERQTSFFLTGGIAAVHAEGRSRAAIWDAMQRREVYATSGPRIMLWFDRVLPDGRRLPMGSISEGTANPTFKVKAVGAFKQKPGCPDFARAGNDAARLQALCSGECFNPTDERERITRIEVVRIRPQVRAGEDVGGLIEDRFLVHACPPSADGCTFRFSDPGYAAGRRDAIYYVRAIQEATPTINADPLNCTRDAAGKCVKVRLCYGDYRSGASECRAPSEPRAWSSPIYLDWPRAS; encoded by the coding sequence ATGCGGCGTGTTCTCGGCTGGAGCCTGGGGGGACTGGTCGGGCTGGCAGCCATGCTGGGCGCGCTGTGGTGGCTGTTCGGCGCCGGCTGGCTGGGGAATGAGCGGGACGCCGGGACGATCCGCAGCCCGCGCGTGCCGGACGCGGTGGTGGCGGCGCGCGATGAGGGCGTGGCGGCGGCGCGGCCGGCGGGTTCGGTGAAGCAGATCCTGTTCGGCGACCTGCATGTCCACACCAGCTATTCGACCGACGCTTTCCAATGGGCGCTGCCGATCAATGGTGGCCCGGGCGTGTTTCCGGTGGCGGATGCCTGCGATTTCGCGCGGACCTGCGCGGCGCTGGATTTCTGGGCGATCACCGACCATGCCGAGGCCTCGACGCCGACGCGCTGGGCGCGCACGAAGGCGGCGGTGCGGCAATGCCAGGCGGTGAGTGGCGACGGGCCGAATCCCGACCTGATCAGCTTCCTGGGGTTCGAATGGACGCAGGTGGGGCGGCTGCCGGACGAACATTATGGCCACAAGAATGTGATCTTCCGCGACCTGGATGATGCGAGCGTGGCGGCGCGGCCGATCTCGGCGGGCGGGGTGGCGACGACGGTGTTGCGCAACACGCGCATCGGCATCCGGCCCGGCGTGCTGATGCTCGATATGGAGCACGGCGATGTTTATCGCGATTTCAACACCTTCCTGCGCAAGATCCGCGAGGTGCCGGATTGCGATGCCGACACCCCGTCCGACCGGCTGCCGGCGGGCTGTTATGAATCGGCGGCGACGCCGGGCGAGCTGGTGCGGCGGCTGGATGCGCAGAAGCTGAAGCCGATCATCATCCCGCACGGCGGCACCTGGGGATTCTACACCCCGCCGGGGACGACGCTGGACAAGGCGCTGGCGGCCAACGACGTGCCGGAGCGTTTCCCGCTGGTGGAAATCTATTCCGGCCATGGCAACAGCGAGGAGTATCGCAGTTGGCGGGAGGTGCTGCCCGGGCCGCTGAGCGCCGCGGGGCCGACCGCCATCTGCCCGCCGCCGTCCAAGAACTACACGCCGAGCTGCTGGCGGGCGGGGGAGATCATCGCGGCGCGCTGCCAGGCGGAGGGGGGTACGGACTGCCCCGCGCGCGCGGCCTATGCGCGGGCGGCCTATGCCAACATGGGGGTCGCCGGGCATCTGGCGGTGAAGGGAGAGACGCCGGAAGAGTGGCTGGACGCCGGGCAGTGCACCGATTGCTACCTGCCGGCGTTCAACTATCGCCCGCGCATGTCGGTGCAATATGGGCTGGCGATCAAGCGCTTCGCCGCGGACGGCACGCAGGCCGCGCGCTGGCGCTGGGGGTTCATCGGCAGTTCGGACAACCATCGGGCGCGGCCGGGGACGGGGTACAAGCAGGTGGACCGGCGGCGGAACACCGAGGCGTCGGGCGCGGTCAGCGAGGCGGCGCGGCGCGCGCAGCTGGGCGACATGCTGAAGGAAAAGCCGAGCGCGAATGCGACGCTGATCCCCGCCGAGAAGCTGGTGGCGATGGGCGGCTTTCAGTTGACCGAGTTCGAGCGGCAGACGAGCTTCTTCCTGACCGGCGGCATCGCGGCGGTGCATGCCGAGGGCCGCAGCCGGGCGGCGATCTGGGATGCGATGCAGCGGCGGGAGGTCTATGCCACATCGGGCCCGCGCATCATGCTGTGGTTCGACCGGGTGCTTCCCGACGGCCGGCGGCTGCCGATGGGCAGCATCAGCGAGGGGACGGCGAACCCGACCTTCAAGGTGAAGGCGGTGGGGGCGTTCAAGCAGAAGCCGGGGTGCCCGGATTTCGCCCGGGCGGGGAATGACGCGGCGCGGTTGCAGGCGCTATGTTCGGGCGAATGTTTCAACCCGACGGACGAGCGCGAGCGGATCACCCGGATCGAGGTGGTGCGCATCCGGCCGCAGGTGCGTGCCGGGGAGGATGTCGGCGGGCTGATCGAGGACCGGTTCCTGGTGCATGCGTGCCCGCCGTCGGCCGATGGCTGCACGTTCCGCTTCAGCGACCCTGGCTATGCGGCGGGGCGGCGGGACGCGATCTATTATGTGCGGGCGATCCAGGAGGCGACGCCGACGATCAACGCCGATCCGCTGAACTGCACGCGCGATGCCGCCGGCAAATGCGTGAAGGTGCGGCTGTGCTATGGCGACTATCGCAGCGGCGCGTCGGAATGCCGGGCGCCGTCCGAGCCTCGGGCCTGGTCGTCACCGATCTACCTCGACTGGCCGCGTGCGTCCTGA
- a CDS encoding HupE/UreJ family protein gives MRWLWLLLILLAAPAGAHTRSESFSVWQGEGRTLHGVFRVDARRATQLIEPGGGLEPALLAHLAATVVLTQHGAPCPAAPPRLLAGAPGEVRVELRFTCASPLDGGTVLRVAAFRDVSPSHVHYAVFSDAAGGRQEVVLSAARMTTPVVAERRGTDFPAYLWLGLTHVLSGADHLAFLLALALLAGTPARAALAATGFTLGHSLTLGLTATRHLSPDVPAIEAMIGFTVAWAAWAAMRHGRTRGIGRDSALLLAGAVLVPAVLAWVLGRSPAWGVHAGLALFAGAMAFRQQNEGSWMAVVLAAAFGLVHGAGFAGALIELQVSRDRILPALLGFNLGVEAAQLLVLAVVGLVALLARRVGPDLRQRARTVTLAALAMLGSFWFVTRSLG, from the coding sequence ATGAGGTGGCTGTGGCTGCTGCTGATCCTGCTGGCCGCGCCGGCGGGGGCGCATACGCGCAGCGAGAGTTTTTCGGTGTGGCAGGGGGAGGGGCGGACGCTGCACGGCGTGTTCCGGGTGGATGCGCGCCGGGCGACGCAGCTGATCGAGCCGGGTGGCGGGCTGGAGCCGGCGCTGCTCGCGCATCTGGCGGCGACGGTGGTGCTGACGCAGCACGGGGCGCCCTGCCCGGCGGCGCCGCCGCGGCTGTTGGCGGGCGCGCCGGGCGAAGTGCGGGTGGAACTGCGTTTCACCTGTGCATCGCCGCTGGACGGCGGGACGGTGCTGCGGGTTGCCGCGTTCCGCGACGTCTCCCCCAGCCATGTGCATTATGCGGTGTTCAGCGATGCCGCCGGTGGGCGGCAGGAGGTGGTGCTGAGCGCGGCGCGCATGACGACGCCGGTGGTGGCGGAGCGGCGGGGGACGGATTTCCCCGCCTATCTGTGGCTGGGGCTGACGCATGTGCTGTCCGGCGCGGACCATCTGGCCTTCCTGCTGGCGCTGGCGCTGCTGGCGGGAACCCCGGCGCGGGCGGCGCTGGCGGCGACGGGGTTCACGCTGGGGCACTCGCTGACGCTGGGGCTGACCGCGACCCGGCATCTGTCCCCGGACGTGCCGGCGATCGAGGCGATGATCGGGTTCACGGTGGCTTGGGCGGCGTGGGCGGCGATGCGGCATGGCCGCACACGGGGCATTGGGAGGGATAGTGCGCTGTTGCTGGCTGGGGCCGTGCTGGTGCCGGCGGTGCTGGCATGGGTGCTGGGGCGGTCGCCGGCGTGGGGGGTTCATGCCGGGCTGGCGCTGTTCGCCGGTGCAATGGCGTTTCGCCAGCAAAACGAGGGGTCATGGATGGCGGTGGTGCTGGCGGCTGCCTTCGGCCTGGTGCATGGCGCGGGCTTTGCCGGCGCGCTGATCGAATTGCAGGTGTCGCGGGACCGCATCCTGCCGGCGCTGCTGGGGTTCAACCTGGGCGTGGAGGCGGCGCAGCTGCTGGTGCTCGCGGTCGTCGGCCTGGTGGCGCTGCTGGCGCGGCGGGTCGGCCCGGACCTGCGGCAGCGGGCGCGGACGGTGACGCTGGCGGCGCTGGCCATGCTGGGCAGCTTCTGGTTCGTGACGCGGTCGCTGGGGTAA
- a CDS encoding SphA family protein has translation MMSNRSSKGARLLAWAAAGLAATGLSGAVHAGEGGGSAYLQGTYGDFGAAVAQPKGVYILVDNFYYTARAKVPLLGQAITARLDQQLYASNVKLAWQTDATIFGGRYSATAVIPVIYDVNLRGSLSGIPVLRRGNVAGVGDIFLIPIQLNWKEGNHHITAAAGVVIPTGRYRPDAILNLSRNYWSIDPTVSYTYLDEEKGRDLSFTAGILFNFKNPDTQYKTGEEFHLDFNLGQYFSEHVGVGVTGYWYEQISSDSGKLPFYARNGFKGSGIGVGPSAFGSFDIGKQNIFVIGKMIFDVHNKQRLKGDIYMLSIGTKF, from the coding sequence ATGATGAGCAACCGCAGCAGCAAAGGCGCCCGCCTCCTTGCCTGGGCAGCGGCCGGCCTTGCCGCCACCGGGCTTTCCGGCGCGGTCCACGCCGGCGAGGGCGGCGGCAGCGCCTATCTTCAGGGCACCTATGGCGATTTTGGCGCCGCCGTCGCGCAGCCGAAGGGCGTCTATATCCTCGTCGACAATTTCTACTATACCGCGCGCGCCAAGGTGCCGCTGCTCGGCCAGGCCATCACCGCCCGGCTCGACCAGCAGCTTTATGCCTCCAACGTCAAGCTCGCCTGGCAAACCGACGCCACGATCTTCGGCGGCCGCTATTCCGCCACCGCGGTCATCCCCGTCATCTATGATGTCAACCTGCGCGGCAGCCTCAGCGGCATCCCCGTCCTGCGCCGCGGCAACGTCGCCGGCGTGGGCGACATCTTCCTGATCCCCATCCAGCTCAACTGGAAGGAAGGCAACCACCACATCACCGCCGCCGCCGGCGTCGTCATCCCCACCGGCCGATACCGCCCGGACGCGATCCTCAATCTCAGCCGCAACTATTGGTCCATCGATCCCACCGTCAGCTACACCTATCTCGACGAGGAAAAGGGCCGCGACCTGTCCTTCACCGCCGGCATCCTGTTCAACTTCAAGAACCCCGACACGCAATACAAGACCGGCGAGGAGTTCCACCTGGATTTCAACCTGGGGCAATATTTCTCCGAACATGTCGGCGTCGGCGTCACCGGCTACTGGTATGAACAGATCAGCTCGGACAGCGGCAAGCTCCCCTTCTACGCCCGCAACGGCTTCAAGGGCAGCGGCATCGGCGTCGGCCCCTCGGCCTTCGGCAGCTTCGACATCGGCAAGCAGAACATCTTCGTCATCGGCAAGATGATCTTCGACGTGCACAACAAACAACGCCTGAAAGGCGACATCTACATGCTCTCAATCGGCACCAAATTCTGA
- the polA gene encoding DNA polymerase I, with protein sequence MTAPHLTLVDGSGFIFRAYHRLPPLTDPQGVPVGAVFGFTAMMWNLIEAARKSPEDDYLAVILDAGKRSFRHDIYAEYKANRPDPPEDLLPQFPLIRDAVRALSVPCIERDMIEADDLIASYAEAGIAAGMSVTIVSSDKDLMQLVRPGLSLLDTMQNKRFGEAEVLEKWGVPAAQLGDLLALMGDSVDNVPGVPGVGPKTAADLIKEFGSLEGVLGNLEAVKRPKLREALAANVEAVRLSRVLVDLKRDCALDPPLEALKLPESQAQEVLADFLAKHGFRSLLAKLGTVGTAAADSAKATRAASAPPSEAPPAVPFDHAAYETVTTVERLEDWIADARKAGVVAFDTETSALDAMRADIVGFSLATAPGRACYVPLAHVSGEGLYAEPVAQLDKAVALAAVKPLLEDPSVLKVGQNLKYDLIVMRRLGVDIAPFDDTMLLSYALDAGNHNSHGMDELSVRHLSHTPISFKEVAGTGKGQVSFGQVPLDRATAYAAEDADVTLRLHGALKPRLADAQVTRAYEWCDRPLVPVLADMEMAGIKVDRAELARLSALYAAEIERLEGEVHALAGGAFTIGSPKQLGEVLFDRLKLPGGKKSGKSGQYGTDVTELERLAALPEGGIARLVLDWRQNSKLRSTYTEALQNQINPDTGRVHTSFSMAVASTGRLASTDPNLQNIPIRTELGRRIRYAFVAEAGHRIMAADYNQIELRLMAHIADVPELKAAYAAGQDIHAITARQLFGLGADAAVDRDQRGRAKTINFSIIYGISAFGLAQRLGIDRGEAARFIERYFEQFPGIQRYMAETTAFVREHGFVRTLYGRRVNLPLIRSKVMGERQFAERAAINAIVQGTSADIIKRAMIRMGPALKDAGCRGTRMLLQVHDELVFEVPDDEVEWVQPVIRAVMAGAVGPALELSVPLGVEIGVGASWGDAH encoded by the coding sequence ATGACCGCACCGCATCTGACGCTGGTGGACGGCAGCGGGTTCATTTTCCGCGCCTACCACCGTTTGCCGCCGCTGACCGATCCGCAAGGCGTGCCGGTGGGGGCGGTGTTCGGATTCACGGCGATGATGTGGAACCTGATTGAGGCGGCGCGCAAATCGCCGGAGGATGATTATCTGGCGGTGATCCTGGACGCGGGGAAGCGCAGTTTCCGGCACGACATCTACGCCGAGTACAAGGCGAACCGGCCCGATCCGCCGGAAGACCTGCTGCCGCAGTTTCCGCTGATCCGCGATGCCGTGAGGGCGCTCTCCGTCCCCTGCATCGAGCGCGACATGATCGAGGCCGATGACCTGATCGCCAGCTATGCCGAGGCGGGGATCGCCGCGGGGATGAGCGTGACGATCGTGTCCAGCGACAAGGATCTGATGCAGCTGGTGCGGCCGGGGCTGAGCCTGCTCGATACGATGCAGAACAAGCGCTTCGGCGAGGCCGAGGTGCTGGAGAAATGGGGGGTTCCCGCCGCGCAGCTGGGCGACCTGCTGGCGCTGATGGGGGACAGTGTGGACAATGTGCCCGGCGTGCCGGGCGTGGGGCCGAAGACGGCGGCGGATTTGATTAAAGAGTTCGGCAGCCTGGAGGGGGTGCTGGGCAATCTGGAGGCGGTAAAGCGGCCGAAGCTGCGCGAGGCGCTGGCGGCCAATGTGGAGGCGGTGCGGTTGTCGCGCGTGCTGGTCGATCTGAAACGGGATTGCGCGCTCGATCCGCCGCTCGAGGCGCTGAAACTGCCGGAGAGCCAAGCGCAGGAGGTGCTGGCGGATTTCCTGGCGAAACATGGGTTCCGGTCGCTGCTGGCGAAGCTGGGGACGGTGGGCACGGCCGCCGCGGACAGCGCGAAGGCGACGCGGGCGGCGAGCGCGCCGCCATCCGAGGCACCGCCGGCGGTGCCGTTCGACCATGCCGCCTATGAGACGGTGACCACGGTGGAGCGGTTGGAGGACTGGATTGCGGACGCGCGCAAGGCGGGGGTGGTGGCCTTCGATACCGAGACCAGCGCGCTCGACGCGATGCGGGCGGACATCGTGGGGTTCAGCCTGGCAACCGCGCCGGGGCGGGCCTGCTATGTGCCGCTGGCGCATGTTTCGGGCGAGGGGCTTTATGCCGAGCCGGTGGCGCAGCTGGACAAGGCGGTGGCGCTGGCGGCGGTGAAGCCGCTGCTGGAGGACCCATCCGTGCTGAAGGTCGGGCAGAATTTGAAATATGACCTGATCGTGATGCGGCGCCTGGGGGTGGATATCGCGCCCTTCGACGACACGATGCTGCTGAGCTATGCGCTGGATGCCGGCAACCACAACAGCCATGGCATGGATGAGCTGAGCGTGCGGCATCTGTCTCACACGCCGATTTCGTTCAAGGAGGTGGCGGGGACGGGCAAGGGGCAGGTGAGTTTCGGCCAGGTGCCGCTGGACCGGGCGACCGCCTATGCCGCCGAGGATGCCGATGTGACGCTGCGGCTGCACGGGGCTTTGAAGCCGCGGCTGGCCGACGCCCAGGTGACGCGCGCCTATGAATGGTGCGACCGGCCGCTGGTGCCGGTGCTCGCCGACATGGAGATGGCCGGGATCAAGGTGGACCGGGCCGAGCTGGCGCGGCTGTCGGCGCTCTATGCCGCCGAGATCGAGCGGCTGGAGGGCGAGGTGCACGCGCTGGCAGGCGGGGCCTTCACCATCGGCAGCCCCAAGCAGCTGGGCGAGGTGCTGTTCGACCGGCTGAAGCTGCCGGGGGGGAAGAAGAGCGGCAAGTCGGGGCAATATGGCACCGACGTGACCGAGCTGGAGCGGCTGGCGGCGCTGCCGGAGGGCGGCATCGCGCGCCTGGTGCTAGACTGGCGGCAGAACAGCAAGCTGCGATCGACCTATACCGAGGCGTTGCAGAACCAGATCAACCCCGACACCGGCCGCGTGCACACCAGCTTCTCGATGGCGGTGGCCTCCACCGGCCGGCTGGCCTCGACCGATCCGAACCTGCAGAACATCCCCATTCGCACCGAGCTGGGCCGGCGCATCCGCTATGCCTTTGTGGCGGAAGCCGGCCACCGCATCATGGCGGCGGATTACAACCAGATCGAGCTGCGGCTGATGGCGCACATCGCCGACGTGCCGGAGCTGAAGGCGGCCTATGCCGCGGGGCAGGACATCCATGCCATCACCGCGCGGCAGCTGTTCGGGCTGGGCGCGGATGCGGCGGTGGACCGGGACCAGCGCGGGCGGGCGAAGACGATCAACTTCTCGATCATCTATGGCATCAGCGCCTTCGGCCTTGCCCAGCGGCTGGGGATCGACCGCGGCGAGGCGGCGCGCTTCATCGAGCGTTATTTCGAGCAGTTTCCGGGCATCCAGCGTTACATGGCGGAGACGACGGCGTTCGTGCGCGAGCATGGTTTCGTGCGCACGCTCTATGGCCGGCGGGTGAACCTGCCGCTCATCAGGTCCAAGGTGATGGGGGAGCGGCAGTTCGCGGAGCGGGCGGCGATCAATGCGATCGTGCAGGGGACGAGCGCCGATATCATCAAGCGGGCGATGATCCGCATGGGGCCGGCCTTGAAGGACGCGGGGTGCCGGGGCACGCGAATGTTGTTGCAGGTGCATGACGAGCTGGTGTTCGAGGTGCCCGATGATGAGGTGGAGTGGGTGCAGCCGGTGATCCGCGCGGTGATGGCGGGCGCGGTGGGGCCGGCGCTGGAACTGAGCGTGCCGCTGGGGGTGGAGATCGGGGTGGGGGCGAGTTGGGGAGACGCGCATTGA